TACTTGTACACCTCACTAACTTGCACTTCACAGCTAATTGAATGGCTACCAGAAATCATCAGCAATGGTCCAAAACCAAATTTCCAAAATCAGTAAAGACCCAATTCTGAATTCCTATCaagttcaatttttttgcaataatttcttcttcaaggtAATGTTCTTTTGATTCTTGACGTATTATTGAACACTTGAAGATTATAATGAGTAATTGCTCCTCTGttttatctttgaaaaatcaagaATCTTGTGGGGTTATTCAATCATCAATGTTTAGTTAAAATCTGAATTTTGGGTgtttccccccccccccatccGTTGCTAAGTTTCTCTGAACAAAATGCCTTATCTAAATGTATGGTCTTCAAGAACAAACTGCCTTATCTCTGAACAAGAGTTGGCTTCATCTTCTAGTTCAGTTTTTACATGGAGGAGAAATGAAAGTCGGGTTCTTGCATACTCTGATCATGTATCCACAACTCTTAGGTATACAAGCAACAAGCCTAAGTTTAGAAATCAAGATTTTTGTTTGAGAACAGAATTCTTTCCTTTTCGCTGCCGAAAGAAGGATTCTTTTGGCCCATCTTTTGCTTTGACACAGGCCTCTGAAGAGAAAGCTATTGATTGTGATGTAAGAAAACAAAATTCACAATCTTTCACTAGAGGGGAAGGTGGGGTTGAGGGTTTCGATTGTGTTCAATTGGAGGAAAAGGGGGACTTAACTCACAATGCTGAGTATGATGATGATGGTGATGTTGGAAGTGAGGAGGAAGAGGCAGGGAGAGTTAAAGGCGAGAAGGTGGATGTTCGAGCTCTGGCACGGAGCTTGCACTTTGTCAAAACTGCAGATGAGGTAGATGAAATTCTTAAGGATAAGGTTGAATTGCCCCTTCAAGTTTACTCATCTATGATTAGAGGTTTTGGTAAAGATAAGAAGCTGAATTCTGCTATAGCACTTGTTGAGTGGTTAAGGAGGAGGAACAAGGATAATATTGGCTCTATTAGCTTAAATGTGTTCATTTATAACAGTCTTTTAGGCGCCATAAAGGAGGCGGGGAAGTATGATTTTGTTGATAAAGTCATGGACGATATGATCTCAGAAGGAGTGCAGCCTAATGTTGTGACGTACAATACTTTAATGAGAATTTATATAGAACAAGGTCGGGAACTTGAAGCTCTCAATCTTTTCAGACGGATGCCAAAGAAGGGACTCTCTCCTAGTCCTGCATCCTATTCCACTGCCTTGTTTGCTTATCGGAGACTTGAAGATGGATTTGGTGCTATAACTTTCTTTGTCGAGACAAGagagaaatatcaaaatggtgAAATTGGAAATATTGAGGAAGAAAACTGGGAGTATGAATTTGCCAAGCTTGAGAATTACATAATTCGAATTTGCTACCAGGTGATGCGGCAGTGGCTGGTAAAGGGTGAAAACGCAAACACCAATGTTCTGAAACTACTAACGGATATGGATAAGGCTAGGCTCCAACTAAGTCGTGCAGAATATGAACGCCTAGTGTGGGCATGTACCCGTGAAGAACATCATGTTGTAGCAAAAGAACTGTATAATAGGATAAGAGAGATAGATACAGAGATTAGCTTATCCGTCTGCAACCATATTATTTGGTTGATGGGTAAGGCGAAAAAATGGTGGGCAGCTCTTGAAATTTAtgaggatttgttggataagggacCAAAACCAAACAACATGTCATATGAACTGATAGTTTCTCATTTTAACATACTTCTGAGTGCAGCCAGAAAAAGAGGTATTTGGCGATGGGGTGTTAGGTTGCTGAATAAAATGGAAGAGAAGGGGCTAAAACCCAGCAGCAGGGAATGGAATGCCGTGCTTGTTGCCTGTTCCAAGGCTTCAGAAACATCTGCTGCAGTGCAGATATTTAGGAGAATGGTAGAGAAAGGTGAAAAACCAACAGTTATCTCCTATGGAGCATTGCTCAGTGCTCTAGAGAAAGGTAAGCTCTATGATGAAGCCCTTCAGGTATGGAAACATATGATCAAAATGGGCATCGAGCCAAATTTGTATGCCTATACTATTATGGCATCAATTTACACTGCTCAAGGGAAATTTAACATAGTTGATTCTATCATCAAGGAGATGGTTTCCACTGGAGTTGAGCCTACAGTTGTTACATTCAATGCTATTATCAGTGGATGTGCTCGGAATGGTATGGGAAGTGTTGCATACGAGTGGTTTCAGCgtatgaaaactcaaaacatAACCCCCAATGAGGTTAGCTATGAAATGCTAATTGAGGCTCTCGGGAATGATGGCAAGCCGAGGCTAGCATATGAGTTGTATGTGAGGGCTCTAACTGAAGGCCTGAGTCTTTCTACAAAGGCTTATGATGCAGTCCTCTTGTCTACACAGGCATATGGTGCGACTATTGATCTCAGCATTCTTGGCCCCCGTCCAccagaaaaaaggaaaagagtgGAAATCAGGAAAAGCTTGTCAGAATTCTGTAATATAGCTGATGTTCCTAGAAGAAGCAGGCCCTTTGACAGGGAAGAAATTTTTACTGCTCAGACAAAAGGAACATGATAGCCCAACTTTAATTTATATTGCTTGTGCGTGTAGATCTACTTCTGAAAACCCAACTCAAAGGTATACAACTCAGTGTTTATATGTTGTGCTGCTTTCAACAAAGAGTATATTCTTCCTTTTGTTTGTAAGATAACTCTGATTGACTTTAGATGCAAAATGAGGCCTCTTCCATTTACCGTTTACCTCTTAGAAATTTCCTGGTTTGAAGCATATTCGCCTTTTATCTGGCCATGTCCATATATCAACCTCTCCATTGTAATGTAATGCCTGCCTCTATTTCAATTATCTCAGAGAAGGGCCCAAAATGTTACCTAAAGAAAGAAGCTGGATGTCTGGAAAGTATCCGCCAATATTAATTGTTTCCTTTTGTACTCTGAAAGTTGAAACTTTTAGAGTCCTTTTGAGTTGTTTCCATAGAATTGCAGCCTGACAGGAAGCATATTATATTCTTCTAGTACAACCACCAAAAAGCTTATTAGAATCAATTCCTTGCGTAGCTTCTTCAGTTGACAAATGTTTGATGTAGGTATTTATTGAAGATAAAGTGAATGTGTGATGAAGGTAATAGAATAAAAAGAGATCCCCCGCTGGACATGAAGGTAATAAGTGTTTGGCGATCAGGTTGATCTGaacataattattattaatgtttCATACTACAATTGAtcacaaaattttattaataataatattgtcgatatataatttcatttcatttaacataagttttaaataagataaaaactTTTTTCATCATAAAGTTTTGATCTTTTGCATTACATTTATAATAACGAAAGGAGCGAATTTCTGAAAAAAGATTGCTTTTGTAGGTTGGAATGCTTTCTAAAGTATAGAACTCATTAAAATGAAAATACTTTCtactaagttttttttttctattctcaATGCTCGTcgtaaacattaaaattatattgaatttaaattcgtaaattaatttggactatattaaattcaagaaaatagtccaaatgatgtggcaatccaagtcaaataaatgatccactaaaagcacatcatgtgtcaaagttatgtggtaatccaagtcaaattaaatgagtcattAGAATTATGctatgtgccaaaattatgtggcaatccaagtcgaattaaataagccactaaaatcatgtcacgtgtcgaagttatgtggcaatctaagttaaattaaatgagtcactagaataatgttatgtgtatatgtgacatgttttgaccaatcaaattaaaactcttcaccaaagaaatttgattggtcagttcaaaccaaccaatcaaatcataccctcataccactccctacaactataaataggggtctttattattcttagaggttttttttttgcaagaataagaagcaagaagagagttcgtggatcaaagaccgcaaattctctacaaagctacaaagttcaagtaatcaaatttaagttcaagttcatgatcaagaacgaagacaaatataaaaaaagttcgagatcaagttacttgttcatatttattactcGTCATAATcgtacaagtgttcgtgacgaataattcaaatccaaatttgaagacgaagattcaataTCAAGCTGTTCAAGCCCTTGATTCTAACTCAAATTCAAGCCCaacatattttatattatttgaagaattagaggattatcatagagattgtaatatgcactacattttgaaatcaaatattacactttcttactccaattttctgatcttgataatttatttttttcggctcaaaaatttattgtttacactcgtatatatcaaaataaagactcaaattcaaatatttaattaaagatacataaattttattcattcgCCACAATTCTAGATGGTTCTTTGGATGTGCCTTTTTCTTTTGTAACTcgagaaaaaaaaatcacttttattataattgtattatttACGTTTTAATGAGTAATTGTATATCAAGGACCACAATATTATGTGCATACAAATTTGTCTGATATTCTGTCTTAGATACACCTTTCGTCCCATATTAATTAATAGTATATTAGCTgtctattttattaaattaaaaattattaataatttttttatattatctttatgattattttttaaaaaaacggATATATTCTCATACATTATTGGGGAGCAGATGACAAGTAAGTTAACATTTCAGAAAAACAAGTTGTCTAGGCATCATTACACATGGCCATGGCGGCTGGCgctattaatataaaaatatacccTTATCACTAGCAGATTTTTTTGTCATGTTTTTACCTAAAACATGAATATGACTaaaaatttttatataaaaaagatgCTACTTGTTCATagtaataattataaatttctcTTAACATTGATGATAAGTTGAAAGActttttattcaaaattttattaattagaaGCAAGTTAgtaaaaatatgtattattttCTGGTTTTTAGTAATGAGTAGTTTCTTAAATGATGTATTTAAAGCTAACaatatcatttatttttaaaaggatTATTGAATTTTTAGAGCTGACAATTCTAGATATTTAATAAGTTTTTCTTTCTCCATTTCAATTATAATGACATTTTTTTCCGGAATGTTTCTGATACTATTTCATTTTATAAATTGTTTTCACAAACTTAAAAATACAAATTcgtttaataatttaaatattaaattttggaaCGGACTCCTCCAGTGGACTCTATTGTACTGAGTCCATGCATCATGCAAGTCCATGCATCATGCAAGTCTACATTAATGGAATTATTAGGATATGAcatattcattaataaaatatatttaagaataaaaataaaagactatttttctctatttctctttaaattattttcttggaAAATGTAAAGCAGTTAAAACCTTATTAAAAGAAAGGATAAATATGGATAAAAGTTttgataactttttttaaactttgaaaaatttatttattttgaactaCGAAAAAAATCTCAACAATTTACTTAATATGAATTAGAGGGCATATTATATTTCGACGTCTAATATCTAGCCCTTTtaaactattattattattattattattattattattattattattattattattattattataacaaTTCAATACTGAAGATTTTTGGACAAACTGACAATTCTAGATACTCTAATAATTTCTTCTTTCTCCATATATGGCAATTTTTTGAACAAATTGACAATTCTAGATACtttaataatttcttctttCTCCATATATGGCAAAAAAAAATCCCGGAACTCTGATACTATTTCATTTTATAAAATGTTTTCACAAACATATAAATACAAATTCAttgaataatttaaatattaaacttTGATACTATAATGTTATAAAACTTCCAACAatcactataatttcttgtcaGTGTTACAGTATCATTACTGTTAATATATAGTAATATCAGTATAGATCTGAATCGTTTGACAACCAACACCCCCATCATTAATCAAGCATTTGCTTcattaagtattttttttttagtgaatTGAAGTCTTATGTGTTTCACCAAACAAAAAGTATTGTCGTATTGAGAAATCAAGAGTTTTCTTGTGGTTTTTGAACACTAAAACaatctaaaatattttatagtatGTTTAACCTAGTTTTTTGAGCgctaaaactattttttttagtacATCTAAACCAAAAGATTCCTTGTGTTTTTTGAcaatttaaactattttatactcCTTTTATTTCACGTTAACTGAAATTTTAGaggttttttttattgtttaaagtagttgaattattcaaaatttaagataaatatttgaattttttttaatatttattctttccattaatgaagttttgtaattttctagAAGTTAAACTATACTATTTACAAAGTCATACTCCAATAAAAGACTCTctgtatttatgattttatatttaatcttttttatcaggttgattaaacaaaaagataataaaaaaaaatatgattcaaattttatccttaaatatttttcttaatatgtatgcattatcttaaaaattcaactaataGTATGTTTGGTCAAGTTTCTTGcacactaaaaatattttttttcttaatgcaTTTTTTTCTTAGAtgtccaaaaatatttttctaaaaatgtattatcgGCCAACAAGATAATGTGCTACTGAAAATTGTCTCAATCTCAAATCACAAAACTCCAGTACTGTAACTTTCAGCAAAGCTGGAAATATTATccgttttatattttattatattaaaagaaaaaaaaagatataaaggaatatagagaaaatgaccaaaatggTCCTTAATGTAGGgttaatcttttattttaatcCTTAATATATTTCACTTGATTGAAATAGTGTTTAATGGATAACAAATATTATAACAAATATGTTTCTTTTGATCCTTAGTATATTTCACTTGATTGAAATAATCTTTAATGTATAACAAAAGGTATTCATTTTAGTCATTTACCCTAAATCTAACAGATTTTATCCCCCCAAAAATGTGAAATTTAGTTGTGCACCATACGTGGCTTAAAAAATCCTCTATTATTGTCTTCTTTGTTagtttcaaataaaaaattcatgaaatctAATATCATtgtctctatttttttaaacaaaatttactattttttttggcttaaaaCATGAATTTTTATCAGGTTAGTGGAATAATGTTTTAGGAATGAGAAAATGGTAAATTTTGCTGgagaaaatgatattaaattttaTGGAGTTCTTTCTTTGGAGCTAACAAAGAAGACAACAATGGTGAATTTTGTTAGCCACGTCGGtttcataattaaatttaacattttttttatataaatctATTAGGTTTAGGATAAAAGATCAAAATGAACACCTTTTGTAATACATTAAGAATCATTTTAAGCGAGTAAAATATATTAAGGaccaaaataaatatctttGTTATAcgaattattttaattaaatgaaATACATTAAGGATCAAAATAAAACATTATTCATACATTAAGGgctattttggtcattttctcAAGGAATCTATATAATTGAAAAGGTGTCCTTTGCTTCCAAACACtgtcaacttttttttttaaatcttttctttttccataaactccaaacgctATTGGTAACTACTCTTTTCCCAATAACTTTGACAGTTAGCCAATTTCATAAATCCAAGTCAAAACCCATATcaatcttcttttttctttccattttacGTCCTGATTACTGAAAGACTCAATTTTTCCCCAAAAAGACTGGATCTTCTTGTCAAGAAGTGTTGTTTTGAGAAGCAAAATCTGAGATTTTTGGTTGCAGTTTCCAAGTTTAATTGCTTGTGAAAAGGGGTTGTACCATTTTAGTGATTGTGTAAAGATCGGGCGGTTCTTGATTTAGCTAAGCATAAGAATGGAACCCCCAAGGGGGTTTCTGGCTTCTGTGTGGAACTTCATTTGTTTCTTACCTTACTTCATTGGCCTGCTTATTTTGGgtgtcttgaaaggttcttcttcaattacaCTCCTATTAACATTTCACTGTtgtctcttctttcctttttctcaATTAACATACATTTTTCATTTTGTTGTACTGTTCCAAAGCCCAGGTACTTTCTTGTTATTCATCTCTGTTACTTAATTATgctattattttgttgtagttacTGTTCCTCTGTAAGAATGCTATGGTATTTTGTCATGGTTTCTTCATTTCCGTTGCTTTAAAATGCTTTTATTTGAGCCGAGGGTATATTGGAAACAAACTCTCTATCTctcaaggtaggggtaagaccagatcccacttgtgggattacactgggtaagTTGTTTTACTGTTCCAAAGCTAATCCATTGATTATGAATAGAATTGACAGGTTTGTGCCACTTACTCTTTGCAGGTGTCATTTTGTGCCCTTTCATCTTCATTATAGTCACTGTTGGAAACTCTGCCCTTATTTTGGGTCTTTGGCCAGTGCACCTGTTCTATACATTTTACTGTCTATGGAGGTGCATTTTTAAGCTATCTTTATCATGGTAAACCTTATGTGTCTAAAGATACTCTTTAGTGACTTCCACCTTGTTTGATGAATTGCAGCACAAAGCAACTAGGTCCAGCTTTAAAATCTTTGCTAAGCATATGTGTTcttgttattttatatttctgGCCGTTTGTTGGAATTGCAAGTAGCGTTGTTGGTGGGGTAGCTTATGGCTTCCTTTCACCAGTGTTTGCCACTTTCCAAGCTGTGGGTGGAAAGAAGACTAATGCCTTCTATCAtagtatatatgtatgtattgatGGTTCCTATTTCCTACACTGTTTATATCTTATCTCtcattttgccttttgagtttGTGAATTGGTTCACTGGTGATGGTAGGATGGGACTTGGGATGCAGTGAAAGGAAGCTTTACCATTGTTAGGGATGTGAAGGATGTCTTATACCATTCCTATTTCTCAATCATGGATGATTTGCGACTTCAAGGACCACCTGATGGAAAATACTATGAGATCAGGTTTTGTTGAATTGTTTATCTCGAAGTTCTTTTTCCCATCTTTATCCAATTTGAAGTTGGGcaattttctctatatttctatACCTTATATCTTTCATTATTAGTGAGTTTCAGATAGCTAGGTAGTATGTCAACTCAGTTAGTGAATTGTATCTTGTTCTGGAAATATACAACAAAGCAGCTTGCCGTTGTTTGAGAATTGCATGctcttcttttatttcactGTCAATTGAAGCCTACACCTCAAAGCTTTCTTGACAACTCCTATCATGTGCGAATGACAGGGGAGAGGATCTTGTATGGTGGTGTAATTTTAGCTACCGAAGCTTGCACGGCATTTCTTATCATATGTGAACAACAGATGAGAGAATATCTCGTATGATGGTTAACTTAAAAGGAAAACATAAATGGAGAATCTTAATGTCCCCTATCTTCGTGGATGTTCTCaacatttcatatattttaactTCTGTTTCAGAGGCATTTTCAAAACTCCAGCTTTCCCTTTATGTTCGACCTATTTTTGTATTAGTTCATCCCAAAAAATATATCCCTGTTACTAAATTGGCAAACTATACAAAAAGAAAGATAAGAAGTATATACTTACTGTTTATAGCATCTTTACATCTACCACATATTCTGCTAATAATACTGTCAACGATTTTTCAGAAAATCGTGAAGCCTTAAAACACTTATTTAGTTTCTCTTAATTCTTACAAAATGAAAAACATCAACTTCCTGGGTTTATAGCTATCTTAGGTCAATCAGGATGAGGTCAAGATGTTATTCTACTTGTAGTCAAATCTCCATATTCTTATGTCAACAGAAATAATGGTATACTATATGTTATTACTCTACTTGTCAGCAAGTCAGAATCTCCTTCTTGTGACAAACAGAAACACGGCTGCATTtgtttttggaaattttcaGTACTTTGCTATAATTCTTTTAGTCTAAAGTTGCATGTTGTAGGTCTTTGCACTTGGGACATTTTAAAAAGCCTCCTGTTTTCCTTAACAAAAATGTTCTTCGATTTTCATGAATTCAACTTATGCTGTTTATCTGCAAGCATATGTTGGTTGTTAGGCTGGGTATAAATTCTTCATGAGAGATTTTCTTTTTGCTCAGAAGTTACTATGCAATCTATTGCAGGGTGCTTTATATTCCTTTGGCGCTAATAGCTGTGGAACTAGGACTCGTGGTTGACATACCAATGATCACATTAATTGCTGTTTGCAAATTCCCTTACATGCTTTTCAAGGGGTGGCGTCGTTTGTTTCATGATTGTATAGGCCGAGAAGGGCCTTTTTTAGAGTCAATCTGTGTGCCGTTTGCTGGCCT
The sequence above is a segment of the Solanum dulcamara chromosome 11, daSolDulc1.2, whole genome shotgun sequence genome. Coding sequences within it:
- the LOC129873382 gene encoding protein LOW PHOTOSYNTHETIC EFFICIENCY 1, chloroplastic-like, encoding MPYLNVWSSRTNCLISEQELASSSSSVFTWRRNESRVLAYSDHVSTTLRYTSNKPKFRNQDFCLRTEFFPFRCRKKDSFGPSFALTQASEEKAIDCDVRKQNSQSFTRGEGGVEGFDCVQLEEKGDLTHNAEYDDDGDVGSEEEEAGRVKGEKVDVRALARSLHFVKTADEVDEILKDKVELPLQVYSSMIRGFGKDKKLNSAIALVEWLRRRNKDNIGSISLNVFIYNSLLGAIKEAGKYDFVDKVMDDMISEGVQPNVVTYNTLMRIYIEQGRELEALNLFRRMPKKGLSPSPASYSTALFAYRRLEDGFGAITFFVETREKYQNGEIGNIEEENWEYEFAKLENYIIRICYQVMRQWLVKGENANTNVLKLLTDMDKARLQLSRAEYERLVWACTREEHHVVAKELYNRIREIDTEISLSVCNHIIWLMGKAKKWWAALEIYEDLLDKGPKPNNMSYELIVSHFNILLSAARKRGIWRWGVRLLNKMEEKGLKPSSREWNAVLVACSKASETSAAVQIFRRMVEKGEKPTVISYGALLSALEKGKLYDEALQVWKHMIKMGIEPNLYAYTIMASIYTAQGKFNIVDSIIKEMVSTGVEPTVVTFNAIISGCARNGMGSVAYEWFQRMKTQNITPNEVSYEMLIEALGNDGKPRLAYELYVRALTEGLSLSTKAYDAVLLSTQAYGATIDLSILGPRPPEKRKRVEIRKSLSEFCNIADVPRRSRPFDREEIFTAQTKGT